In Afipia sp. GAS231, a single window of DNA contains:
- a CDS encoding isoprenyl transferase, translating to MSNAAAPATEGSDRTVPLHVAIIMDGNGRWAAARGLPRAEGHRRGVEALRRVVRASHELGVLYLTIFSFSSENWSRPATEIGDLFGLLRRFIRNDLATLHRDGVRVRVIGEREGLDADICALLNEAEELTKANSKLNLVVAFNYGSRQEIAKAAQRLAREVAEGKRDAASIDADQLGQYLDAPDIPDPDLIIRTSGEQRLSNFLMWQAAYSELVFVPIHWPDFDKAALESAIAEYARRERRFGGLAAKTGS from the coding sequence ATGTCTAACGCCGCGGCCCCAGCAACGGAAGGATCGGATCGAACCGTTCCGTTGCATGTGGCGATCATCATGGACGGAAACGGGCGCTGGGCGGCGGCGCGCGGTCTGCCGCGTGCGGAAGGCCATCGCCGCGGCGTCGAGGCGTTGCGCCGCGTGGTGCGGGCTTCCCATGAACTCGGCGTGCTCTATCTGACGATCTTTTCATTCAGCTCGGAGAACTGGTCGCGGCCGGCGACTGAAATCGGCGATCTGTTCGGCCTGCTGCGCCGCTTCATCCGCAATGATCTGGCGACACTGCATCGCGACGGCGTCCGCGTCCGCGTGATCGGCGAGCGGGAAGGGCTGGATGCGGATATCTGCGCGCTGCTGAACGAAGCCGAAGAGCTGACCAAGGCCAACAGCAAGCTCAATCTGGTGGTCGCGTTCAATTACGGATCGCGCCAGGAGATCGCCAAGGCAGCCCAACGGCTGGCGCGCGAAGTGGCCGAAGGCAAGCGCGACGCCGCGTCGATCGACGCCGACCAGCTCGGGCAATATCTCGATGCGCCCGACATTCCCGATCCCGACCTGATCATTCGCACCAGCGGCGAACAGCGGCTGTCGAACTTCCTGATGTGGCAGGCGGCCTACAGCGAACTCGTGTTCGTGCCGATCCACTGGCCGGATTTCGACAAGGCCGCGCTCGAAAGCGCGATTGCCGAATACGCCAGGCGGGAACGCCGTTTCGGCGGTCTGGCCGCGAAAACCGGCTCGTGA
- the frr gene encoding ribosome recycling factor, protein MPTPGFDINEVKRRMQGATQALKHELGGLRTGRAAASMLEPVQVEAYGSHMPLNQLATVSVPEPRLLSVQVWDKSMVKAVEKAIVDSNLGLSPATEGQVLRLRIPELNEERRKELVKVAHKYAEAAKVAVRHVRRDGMDTVKKLEKNHEISEDDQKRLDNDVQKATDAMIAEIDQLLAAKEKEILTV, encoded by the coding sequence ATGCCCACGCCAGGTTTTGACATCAACGAAGTGAAGCGCCGCATGCAAGGCGCCACCCAGGCACTCAAGCACGAACTCGGCGGTCTGCGCACCGGCCGCGCGGCGGCGTCGATGCTGGAGCCGGTGCAGGTGGAAGCCTACGGTTCGCATATGCCGCTCAACCAGCTTGCCACCGTCAGCGTGCCGGAGCCGCGGCTTCTGTCCGTGCAGGTCTGGGACAAGTCGATGGTCAAGGCCGTGGAGAAGGCGATCGTCGATTCCAACCTCGGCCTCAGCCCCGCCACCGAAGGGCAGGTGCTGCGCCTTCGGATTCCGGAGCTCAACGAGGAGCGCCGCAAGGAACTGGTGAAGGTCGCGCATAAATATGCCGAAGCGGCCAAGGTCGCCGTTCGCCATGTCCGTCGCGATGGCATGGACACCGTCAAGAAGCTCGAGAAGAATCACGAGATTTCCGAAGACGATCAGAAGCGCCTCGACAACGACGTGCAGAAAGCCACCGACGCCATGATCGCCGAAATCGACCAGTTGCTGGCGGCGAAGGAAAAGGAAATCCTCACCGTTTGA